A genomic stretch from Petrimonas mucosa includes:
- a CDS encoding efflux RND transporter permease subunit, with the protein MIDFGKWGLDNRKLVSFLVLCLLVGGFLAIRSMGKLEDPELVVKQALIVTTYPGASAHQVELEVTDLLEKSIRTIKDVDFIESRSMNDLSMITVGLSTLVSNDEVDQVWTQLRRKVSDVQSKLPDGASAPIVKDDFGDVMGMFYAMTSDGYSDRELGDYAELLQRELLAVDGVSRVDIYGQGKECIYIEMYEDKLANLGISPTEVLSTLNGQNKTVYSGNYDAGDMSLRVTVNDRYRSAEDIGALLLKGHQGDQFRLKDVARVWTGYEEPVRNELMYDNRKALGIAIAAHGDADITQVGKRVEKRVAELTESRLPVGMELHKVFFQSDRVSDALNTFMVNLVESVIIVVLLLIFFMGFRSGVIIGTNLVVIVLGSLLILNMAGGTLQRVSLGSFILAMGMLVDNAIVILDGILIDLQRGESKKKALTNIGKKTAMPLLGATLIAILAFFPIFLSPDTAGYYVRDLFIVLAVSLLLSWMLALVYVPIQADRMVKIKEDKVGKDPFDNGFYHALRKVLTWTLHHRSLTIGAISLLMLAAIGCYRFLPQGFFPDMDYNQLYIEYKLPEGYTSERVKSDLQSITDYLLSREEITHVTASIGGTPARYNLVRSMADPSLSYGELIVDYTTSKKLVATMDEIQQYLTDHYPDAYVRLKRYNLMYKKHPIEVQFNGPDPAVLRDLTSQALAIMEASPAITLTCSNWEAKTPVLTVDYDQPIARNVGISRQDVGLSLLSATGGIPASNFYDGNQRQTIYLKCVDKDGNPIESLDNAQVFSMMPSLSFVNRDMIQGLLTGVYSEDDVIREALRTIPLSQVTNGIHLTWEDPLVIRYNGQRAMRAQGSPVRGIGTEDARQTIVKEIESIELPEGYTMQWEGERKASIQSSSYLFKYFPLAIILMIAILIMLFRDYRKPIIIVCCIPLLLIGVIFGMLVSGKTFGFVAIVGVLGLVGMIIKNGIVLMDEIELQLKKEGVDPVEALLISSSGRFRPVMMASGTTILGMIPLLGDDLFGPLAVTIMGGLLVGTLITLVVIPLLYSVFFKIKIHKI; encoded by the coding sequence ATGATCGATTTTGGAAAATGGGGACTTGATAACCGCAAGCTGGTAAGCTTCCTTGTGCTCTGTCTTCTTGTTGGAGGTTTCCTTGCCATCCGCAGCATGGGAAAGCTCGAAGACCCTGAGCTTGTAGTAAAGCAGGCATTGATTGTCACCACCTATCCGGGTGCATCTGCTCACCAAGTTGAATTGGAGGTGACCGATCTCTTGGAGAAATCAATCCGAACAATCAAGGATGTGGATTTTATTGAGAGCCGTTCGATGAACGATCTCTCCATGATTACCGTGGGGTTATCCACACTTGTGTCCAATGATGAGGTGGATCAGGTTTGGACACAACTGCGCCGCAAGGTAAGCGACGTTCAGTCGAAATTGCCTGACGGAGCCTCAGCGCCGATCGTGAAGGATGATTTCGGCGATGTGATGGGAATGTTCTATGCAATGACCTCCGATGGTTACAGCGATCGTGAGCTGGGCGACTATGCCGAGCTGTTACAGCGTGAACTGCTTGCTGTTGATGGTGTCTCCAGGGTAGATATCTATGGACAGGGCAAGGAGTGCATATATATAGAGATGTATGAGGACAAGCTGGCCAATCTGGGTATCTCGCCAACAGAGGTTCTTTCAACATTGAACGGTCAGAACAAGACAGTCTACTCCGGTAATTACGATGCCGGTGACATGTCGCTGAGAGTAACCGTGAACGACCGCTACCGCAGTGCCGAGGATATAGGCGCCCTGCTGCTCAAAGGGCATCAGGGCGACCAGTTCAGGTTGAAGGATGTGGCACGGGTATGGACCGGTTATGAGGAGCCGGTGCGCAACGAGCTGATGTATGATAATCGGAAGGCATTGGGTATAGCCATTGCGGCGCATGGCGATGCCGATATCACCCAAGTAGGCAAGAGGGTTGAGAAACGTGTTGCCGAGCTTACTGAAAGCCGTCTGCCTGTTGGTATGGAACTCCATAAGGTATTTTTTCAGTCCGACCGGGTGAGTGACGCCCTCAATACCTTTATGGTCAATCTGGTGGAGTCGGTAATTATCGTAGTTTTGCTGCTTATCTTCTTTATGGGTTTCAGAAGCGGCGTAATTATCGGTACGAACCTGGTCGTGATAGTGTTGGGTTCGCTACTGATCCTGAATATGGCAGGCGGAACCTTGCAGCGTGTTTCACTTGGCTCATTTATTCTTGCCATGGGGATGCTGGTGGATAATGCCATCGTGATTCTCGATGGTATTTTGATCGATCTGCAGCGTGGTGAGTCGAAGAAGAAAGCGCTTACCAACATTGGCAAGAAGACTGCCATGCCACTGCTGGGAGCTACACTGATTGCCATACTGGCCTTCTTCCCCATCTTTCTCTCACCCGACACGGCAGGATATTACGTGCGCGACCTCTTTATCGTACTGGCAGTATCGTTATTACTGAGCTGGATGCTGGCACTGGTTTATGTTCCGATACAGGCCGACCGGATGGTCAAGATCAAAGAGGACAAGGTAGGCAAGGATCCCTTCGATAACGGTTTTTACCATGCATTGCGGAAGGTGCTCACATGGACGCTCCACCACCGGAGCCTTACTATTGGAGCCATCTCTCTACTGATGCTTGCAGCTATTGGCTGTTACAGATTCCTGCCACAGGGCTTCTTTCCCGATATGGATTACAATCAACTTTACATCGAGTATAAGCTGCCCGAGGGTTATACCAGTGAAAGGGTAAAGAGCGACCTGCAGTCGATTACCGACTATCTTCTTTCGAGGGAGGAAATTACACATGTCACCGCTTCAATCGGAGGGACACCTGCACGCTACAACCTGGTGCGCAGCATGGCCGACCCGTCGCTCTCCTATGGGGAGCTGATCGTAGACTACACCACATCAAAAAAATTGGTGGCCACAATGGATGAGATACAGCAATACCTCACCGACCACTATCCTGATGCCTATGTGCGTCTGAAACGGTACAACCTGATGTATAAGAAGCATCCGATCGAGGTACAGTTCAACGGTCCCGATCCGGCCGTATTGCGCGATTTGACATCGCAGGCACTTGCCATTATGGAGGCAAGCCCCGCCATCACCCTTACCTGCTCCAACTGGGAGGCAAAGACCCCGGTGCTGACGGTCGATTACGACCAGCCAATAGCCCGTAACGTGGGAATCAGCAGGCAAGATGTAGGTCTATCGCTCTTGAGTGCTACCGGAGGTATTCCAGCCAGCAATTTCTACGATGGGAATCAGCGGCAGACCATCTACCTGAAGTGTGTAGATAAAGATGGCAATCCAATTGAGTCGTTGGATAATGCGCAGGTATTCAGCATGATGCCTTCGTTATCCTTTGTTAACAGGGATATGATTCAAGGCTTGCTCACAGGTGTGTATAGTGAGGATGATGTGATTCGTGAGGCACTTCGCACAATACCCTTGAGCCAGGTAACCAATGGAATTCACCTTACCTGGGAAGACCCCCTGGTAATCCGTTACAACGGACAACGTGCCATGCGGGCACAGGGAAGTCCGGTAAGAGGAATTGGAACGGAAGATGCCCGGCAGACCATAGTAAAAGAGATCGAGTCGATTGAACTGCCTGAGGGATACACAATGCAATGGGAGGGAGAACGGAAGGCCAGCATCCAGTCCAGCTCCTACCTTTTCAAATATTTCCCGCTGGCCATCATTCTTATGATTGCGATCCTGATCATGCTTTTCCGGGACTACCGCAAACCGATTATCATCGTTTGCTGCATCCCGTTGCTGCTGATTGGTGTTATTTTTGGCATGCTTGTATCAGGCAAGACCTTCGGTTTTGTCGCCATCGTAGGAGTGTTGGGATTGGTTGGAATGATCATCAAGAACGGCATCGTGCTGATGGATGAGATCGAACTGCAACTGAAGAAAGAGGGTGTCGATCCTGTGGAGGCACTTCTGATCAGCTCTTCTGGCCGTTTCCGGCCGGTGATGATGGCATCGGGAACTACCATTCTGGGTATGATTCCACTGTTAGGTGACGACCTGTTTGGCCCGTTGGCAGTCACCATCATGGGCGGGCTGCTGGTAGGCACACTTATCACACTGGTGGTCATTCCGTTGTTGTACTCCGTTTTCTTCAAAATCAAGATTCATAAAATATGA
- a CDS encoding efflux RND transporter periplasmic adaptor subunit, producing the protein MQMRRCMMMIGCLLLLVSCKSTPEKHSAVRSVKVDTVKVFGQAGSNLFPGKVMPASDLNLAFRVSGPIEKVYAKVGAYVRKGQVLAQIDPRDFELQLAATEAEYNSIKSEVDRIMGLHEKGSVTPNDYDKARFGYQQISAKLNAHRNALADTKLLAPCDGYIQKHLFEAGETVGAGIPVISMVAAGSAEVEVHIPSGDYIRRDQFESYYCTADIYPGKTFPLELIGITPKANASQLYTMRFRLAKVDGEQPGPGMSVMVTIRYRNDQAETLSIPLSALVQNDNQTSVWVYDPENSTVNAREVTLSEILTDGRAVVSSGLKAGELVLSAGVHSVKEGQKVSLLAVKSETNVGGML; encoded by the coding sequence ATGCAAATGAGAAGATGTATGATGATGATAGGGTGCCTGCTGCTTTTGGTCAGTTGCAAGAGCACCCCGGAAAAGCACTCCGCAGTGAGAAGTGTGAAGGTCGATACGGTGAAGGTGTTTGGCCAGGCCGGTAGCAACCTCTTTCCTGGCAAGGTGATGCCGGCATCCGACTTGAACTTGGCTTTTCGTGTCAGTGGACCCATTGAGAAGGTGTATGCCAAGGTGGGTGCTTATGTGCGGAAAGGTCAGGTGCTGGCCCAGATTGATCCACGCGACTTTGAACTTCAGTTGGCGGCCACTGAGGCTGAATACAACAGTATCAAGAGTGAAGTCGACCGTATCATGGGACTCCATGAAAAAGGGTCGGTGACGCCGAATGATTACGACAAGGCCCGTTTTGGCTACCAACAGATCAGTGCCAAGTTGAACGCACACCGCAATGCGCTCGCCGATACCAAACTGCTGGCTCCTTGCGACGGTTATATCCAGAAACACCTCTTTGAAGCAGGTGAAACGGTGGGAGCAGGTATACCGGTTATCTCGATGGTGGCTGCCGGTTCGGCCGAAGTGGAGGTGCATATTCCTTCGGGCGACTATATCCGCCGTGACCAGTTTGAAAGTTATTACTGTACAGCCGATATCTATCCAGGTAAGACCTTCCCGCTGGAGTTGATCGGGATAACACCCAAAGCTAACGCCAGCCAGCTCTACACGATGCGTTTCCGCCTTGCCAAGGTTGATGGCGAACAGCCGGGACCGGGCATGTCGGTGATGGTGACCATCCGCTATCGCAATGATCAGGCAGAAACTCTCTCGATTCCACTTTCTGCACTTGTTCAGAATGATAACCAGACCTCCGTATGGGTGTATGATCCTGAAAACAGTACGGTTAATGCCAGAGAGGTTACTCTCTCAGAGATACTAACCGACGGAAGGGCTGTGGTAAGCTCGGGACTGAAGGCAGGGGAACTGGTGCTGAGCGCTGGTGTGCATTCGGTTAAAGAGGGTCAGAAGGTATCCTTGTTGGCGGTAAAAAGTGAAACAAACGTGGGAGGAATGCTATGA
- a CDS encoding helix-turn-helix domain-containing protein, which produces MMKDQYTLENRVARRLLPDNGYLMLDSSTTDFHQLLKRTPFILDAGVVVFVCMEGEAVIVVDMKRIHIHRGSFVLLLPYSVIQLVEVSDELKITLIATGMGFLEKLAISHPVENYVEKIREMPCLQLNETQLESAKEIYRHVEKQYREASGPLSQEIRNTLMTYLSLEIVTLFAMNQPAGKPRISRQEQIFRNFTISLAKHVSEQRTVEFYANEACLTPKHFSMVIKKRSGKLPMEWITERTVALIKFLLTNTDQSIQEISNRLNFPNQSFFTRYFKRHTGLTPTAYRQKSIRSELPPLTPVR; this is translated from the coding sequence ATGATGAAAGATCAGTACACCCTTGAAAACCGGGTAGCACGCAGGCTGCTGCCCGACAATGGTTATCTGATGCTGGACAGTTCCACCACCGATTTCCATCAACTCTTGAAGCGTACCCCCTTTATCCTGGATGCCGGAGTAGTGGTGTTTGTCTGCATGGAGGGAGAAGCAGTAATTGTGGTGGACATGAAACGCATCCATATTCACCGGGGAAGTTTTGTACTGCTGCTCCCCTACTCGGTGATCCAGCTGGTGGAAGTGTCGGATGAGTTGAAAATCACGCTCATTGCAACAGGAATGGGTTTTCTGGAGAAGCTGGCCATATCGCACCCCGTGGAGAACTACGTAGAGAAGATCCGGGAGATGCCCTGCCTGCAGCTGAATGAAACCCAGCTGGAGAGTGCAAAAGAGATTTACCGCCATGTGGAGAAACAGTATCGCGAAGCATCCGGCCCCCTGTCGCAGGAGATACGAAACACGTTGATGACCTACCTGTCGCTGGAGATCGTCACACTGTTTGCCATGAACCAGCCGGCAGGTAAGCCCAGGATATCGCGACAGGAGCAGATTTTCCGCAACTTCACCATCTCGCTGGCAAAACATGTCAGCGAGCAGCGAACCGTGGAGTTTTACGCCAATGAGGCCTGTCTTACCCCGAAACATTTCTCCATGGTAATCAAGAAGCGGTCGGGCAAACTACCGATGGAGTGGATAACCGAAAGGACCGTGGCATTGATCAAGTTCCTGCTTACCAATACCGACCAGTCGATCCAGGAGATATCCAATAGGTTGAACTTTCCCAACCAGTCGTTTTTCACACGTTACTTCAAGCGGCACACGGGACTGACCCCTACCGCCTACCGGCAAAAGAGCATCCGCTCTGAACTGCCACCATTGACACCGGTACGTTGA